From a region of the Apis mellifera strain DH4 linkage group LG2, Amel_HAv3.1, whole genome shotgun sequence genome:
- the Dnmt3 gene encoding DNA methyltransferase 3 isoform X5 has product MFGLARFHSLPPITTTTTTTTTTTTTTTTATAATVTTTTTPTTTTTATRMTRMTSQEEMKAASTKDTLDQWAGKSVWSLVCAMELGLISDTTASRGNVEVSSRSEVAAKSPRNASSSPPLRISPRLRTVTPRFGKKRANVGRRGRRRGKRGSKSGKKVGRKVYANDSTITVDQFWRSRKRKLGRPKKQNRSADLLSSSFSRPTLSHGSCRTTRSRSVSNNNNNNNNNNNDLLANSTDAPRFERRVSRDNNGAWKNSSKTVLHEKTNDENTNENDVNEGKGFESKDKGKRDSTESTKFEEIHTLPLMKRIFRESGVVVYGVENERKDGRRDTDEKSTTICEAGKKDCSVKKACSSEGRKGVVRAKALKGNEENQEVRRVTRGSMKIGKDLSVGKLVWGYCAGWWPALIIDADHVGMLSEEGKLWVYWIGEARISLLNEKTQIEPFSCNLKARLTQNLNVPRIRAIDATMQMLRKKLGGTLTKPYFTWIESNFPKNMIEMLDEIKFYPYPVKMQQRLDHLREKNAKVTERYLLDQKRENQEKKLAEKSKDSPQKVNVDLTLLPLKEQKPGIIAWAKIAGHNWWPAMIIDYRDCCMREPTFGCQWIMWYGDYKLSEVHHQLFLRFDKGMEKMRDYTSNTKKHIYLVGVLQASKDYCSRLGFDTSNWTLDDAFEYFSKPNHYDYASSANTWRREDSVKIYDKYSARIAEKLNELKDNPNVDDQRANDINNSDDLRSAIKGEISFDSLCLKCLRVSNDEMDIHPFFEGSLCKDCSVKNNFFSFLESLLLRVFSNQKNLCSRNDINPFYCTVCAASGMVIICDKEDCPRVYCTACMKHLLCPTTYEQVLQEDPWECFLCKSRSFTTDTIVRPRANWKDKIINMFRTSCDSNVEHLVAKHNSEKRKIRVLSLFDGLGTGLLVLLKLLFFFLLSYLFISFFIYFPLEDRCFQVCSYL; this is encoded by the exons ATGTTCGGTCTCGCTCGGTTTCATAGCCTCCCGCCGatcacgacgacgacgacgacgacgacgacgacgacgacgacgacgacgacggcaaCGGCAGCGACGGTAACGACCACGACGAcaccgacgacgacgacgacggcgacgaGGATGACGAGAATGAC ATCCCAGGAGGAAATGAAAGCAGCGAGCACGAAGGATACGTTGGACCAGTGGGCGGGAAAAAGTGTTTGGTCGTTGGTGTGCGCGATGGAATTGGGCCTGATATCGGATACGACCGCCTCTCGCGGCAACGTCGAGGTCTCGTCTCGCTCCGAGGTCGCGGCCAAATCGCCGCGAAACGCATCGTCATCGCCCCCCTTACGGATCTCGCCACGGTTGAGAACCGTAACGCCGCGGTTTGGAAAGAAACGTGCCAACGTAggacgaagaggaagaagaagagggaaacGAGGGTCGAAATCTGGGAAGAAAGTGGGGAGGAAGGTGTACGCGAACGATTCAACGATCACTGTGGATCAATTTTGGAGATCTCGCAAGAGAAAACTCGGCCGGCCGAAGAAGCAAAACCGTTCCGCCGATCTGCTGTCCTCCTCGTTCAGTCGTCCGACTTTGTCCCACGGCTCGTGTCGAACGACTCGGTCGCGCTCGGTcagcaataacaataacaataacaacaacaacaacaacgaccTTCTCGCCAACAGCACGGACGCTCCACGCTTCGAGCGACGAGTGTCTCGCGACAATAACGGCGCGTGgaaaaattcgtcgaaaacTGTGCTCCACGAAAAAACGAACGACGAAAATACGAACGAGAACGATGTTAACGAAGGGAAGGGATTCGAGTCGAAGGATAAAGGGAAACGGGACTCGACGGAATCGACGAAATTCGAGGAGATTCACACGCTTCCTTTgatgaagagaatttttcgcGAGAGTGGTGTTGTTGTTTACGGTGTTGAGAACGAGAGAAAAGATGGCCGACGAGATACGGACGAGAAGTCGACGACGATTTGCGAGGCTGGGAAGAAAGATTGCTCCGTGAAAAAAGCTTGCTCCTcggaagggaggaagggggtGGTTCGAGCGAAAGCGTTGAAAGGTAACGAGGAAAATCAGGAGGTGAGAAGAGTGACGCGaggatcgatgaaaattggGAAGGATCTGTCCGTCGGCAAATTGGTGTGGGGCTATTGCGCGGGATGGTGGCCAG CGTTAATTATCGATGCCGACCATGTAGGAATGTTGTCCGAGGAAGGGAAATTATGGGTTTACTGGATCGGAGAAGCTCGTATATCATta TTGAACGAAAAGACGCAGATCGAACCGTTCTCGTGTAACCTCAAGGCTAGACTGACGCAGAATTTAAACGTACCGCGAATTCGTGCCATTGACGCAACTATGCAg ATGTTGCGCAAAAAATTGGGCGGTACTTTGACCAAGCCGTATTTCACGTGGATCGAAAGCAATTTCCCCAAAAATATGATCGAAA tgtTGGACGAAATCAAGTTTTATCCGTATCCGGTAAAGATGCAACAAAGATTGGACCATCTTAGGGAAAAAAACGCAAAAGTAACGGAAAGATATTTATTGGATCAAAAAC GGGAAAatcaagagaaaaaattggCTGAGAAGTCGAAAGATTCGCCGCAAAAAGTCAACGTAGATTTGACGCTTTTGCCGTTGAAAGAGCAGAAACCGGGAATTATAGCCTGGGCTAAAATTGCCGGGCACAATTGGTGGCCAG CGatgattatcgattatcgcgACTGTTGCATGCGAGAACCGACGTTCGGTTGCCAATGGATCATGTGGTACGGCGACTACAAACTGTCGgag GTGCATCATCAATTGTTCTTGAGGTTCGACAAGGGGATGGAGAAAATGCGCGACTACACGAGCAACACGAAGAAGCATATCTACCTCGTAGGAGTTCTCCAAGCCTCCAAG GATTATTGCTCCCGTCTAGGATTCGATACCTCCAACTGGACTTTGGACGAcgctttcgaatatttttccaagccTAATCATTACGATTACGCGTCGTCTGCGAACACTTGGAGGAGAGAAGACTCGGTCAAGATCTACGACAAGTACTCGGCCCGCATCGCGGAAAAATTGAACGAGCTGAAGGACAATCCGAACGTGGACGACCAACGGGCCAACGATATAAACAACAGCG ATGACCTGCGATCGGCGATAAAAGGGGAAATCTCGTTCGACTCGTTGTGCCTCAAGTGCCTTCGAGTTTCCAACGACGAAATGGACATTCATCCGTTCTTCGAGGGATCTTTGTGCAAAGATTGTTCGGTAAAGAacaactttttctcttttctcgaatCCTTGCTCCTTCGAGTATTCTCTAACcaaaaaaatctttgttcCAGGAACGATATAAACCCT TTTTATTGCACCGTGTGCGCCGCCTCTGGGATGGTGATCATCTGCGACAAAGAAGATTGTCCAAG GGTTTACTGCACCGCCTGCATGAAACACCTCCTGTGCCCGACGACTTACGAGCAAGTGCTCCAGGAGGATCCTTGGGAATGCTTCCTCTGCAAGTCAAGATCTTTCACCACAGACACCATCGTCAGGCCTCGAGCTAATTGGAAGGACAAGATAATCAATATGTTCCGTACCAGTTGCGACTCGAATGTGGAACACCTGGTTGCCAAGCATAAttcagagaagagaaaaatacgcGTTCTCTCCCTGTTCGACGGCCTTGGCACAG GTTTGCTCGTACTTCTgaaacttcttttcttcttccttctttcctatttatttatttcttttttcatatactTTCCTTTAGAAGACAGATGCTTTCAGGTTTGCTCGTATCTCTga
- the Dnmt3 gene encoding DNA methyltransferase 3 — protein sequence MLSEEGKLWVYWIGEARISLLNEKTQIEPFSCNLKARLTQNLNVPRIRAIDATMQMLRKKLGGTLTKPYFTWIESNFPKNMIEMLDEIKFYPYPVKMQQRLDHLREKNAKVTERYLLDQKRENQEKKLAEKSKDSPQKVNVDLTLLPLKEQKPGIIAWAKIAGHNWWPAMIIDYRDCCMREPTFGCQWIMWYGDYKLSEVHHQLFLRFDKGMEKMRDYTSNTKKHIYLVGVLQASKDYCSRLGFDTSNWTLDDAFEYFSKPNHYDYASSANTWRREDSVKIYDKYSARIAEKLNELKDNPNVDDQRANDINNSDDLRSAIKGEISFDSLCLKCLRVSNDEMDIHPFFEGSLCKDCSERYKPCMFVFGNDSKCFYCTVCAASGMVIICDKEDCPRVYCTACMKHLLCPTTYEQVLQEDPWECFLCKSRSFTTDTIVRPRANWKDKIINMFRTSCDSNVEHLVAKHNSEKRKIRVLSLFDGLGTGLLVLLKLGFIVDAYYASEIDQDALMVTASHFGDRILQLGNVKDITCNTIKEIAPIDLLIGGSPCNDLSLANPARLGLHDPRGTGVLFFEYRRILKLVRKLNNERHLFWLYENVASMPSEYRLEINKHLGQEPDVIDSADFSPQHRLRLYWHNFPIEPRLLSSQREQDVQDILTPHCQRYSLVKKIRTVTTKVNSLKQGDGKLALKPILMKDESDSLWITELEEIFGFPRHYTDVKNLSATKRQRLIGKSWSVQTLTAIFESLCPFFERDIVEIEG from the exons ATGTTGTCCGAGGAAGGGAAATTATGGGTTTACTGGATCGGAGAAGCTCGTATATCATta TTGAACGAAAAGACGCAGATCGAACCGTTCTCGTGTAACCTCAAGGCTAGACTGACGCAGAATTTAAACGTACCGCGAATTCGTGCCATTGACGCAACTATGCAg ATGTTGCGCAAAAAATTGGGCGGTACTTTGACCAAGCCGTATTTCACGTGGATCGAAAGCAATTTCCCCAAAAATATGATCGAAA tgtTGGACGAAATCAAGTTTTATCCGTATCCGGTAAAGATGCAACAAAGATTGGACCATCTTAGGGAAAAAAACGCAAAAGTAACGGAAAGATATTTATTGGATCAAAAAC GGGAAAatcaagagaaaaaattggCTGAGAAGTCGAAAGATTCGCCGCAAAAAGTCAACGTAGATTTGACGCTTTTGCCGTTGAAAGAGCAGAAACCGGGAATTATAGCCTGGGCTAAAATTGCCGGGCACAATTGGTGGCCAG CGatgattatcgattatcgcgACTGTTGCATGCGAGAACCGACGTTCGGTTGCCAATGGATCATGTGGTACGGCGACTACAAACTGTCGgag GTGCATCATCAATTGTTCTTGAGGTTCGACAAGGGGATGGAGAAAATGCGCGACTACACGAGCAACACGAAGAAGCATATCTACCTCGTAGGAGTTCTCCAAGCCTCCAAG GATTATTGCTCCCGTCTAGGATTCGATACCTCCAACTGGACTTTGGACGAcgctttcgaatatttttccaagccTAATCATTACGATTACGCGTCGTCTGCGAACACTTGGAGGAGAGAAGACTCGGTCAAGATCTACGACAAGTACTCGGCCCGCATCGCGGAAAAATTGAACGAGCTGAAGGACAATCCGAACGTGGACGACCAACGGGCCAACGATATAAACAACAGCG ATGACCTGCGATCGGCGATAAAAGGGGAAATCTCGTTCGACTCGTTGTGCCTCAAGTGCCTTCGAGTTTCCAACGACGAAATGGACATTCATCCGTTCTTCGAGGGATCTTTGTGCAAAGATTGTTCG GAACGATATAAACCCTGTATGTTCGTTTTCGGTAACGACTCCAAATGC TTTTATTGCACCGTGTGCGCCGCCTCTGGGATGGTGATCATCTGCGACAAAGAAGATTGTCCAAG GGTTTACTGCACCGCCTGCATGAAACACCTCCTGTGCCCGACGACTTACGAGCAAGTGCTCCAGGAGGATCCTTGGGAATGCTTCCTCTGCAAGTCAAGATCTTTCACCACAGACACCATCGTCAGGCCTCGAGCTAATTGGAAGGACAAGATAATCAATATGTTCCGTACCAGTTGCGACTCGAATGTGGAACACCTGGTTGCCAAGCATAAttcagagaagagaaaaatacgcGTTCTCTCCCTGTTCGACGGCCTTGGCACAG GTTTGCTCGTACTTCTGAAACTGGGCTTCATCGTGGACGCGTATTACGCGAGCGAGATAGACCAAGACGCGTTGATGGTTACCGCCTCGCACTTCGGCGACCGTATCCTCCAATTGGGCAACGTGAAGGACATCACGTGTAACACGATCAAAGAGATAGCTCCCATCGATCTTCTGATCGGTGGATCGCCGTGCAACGATCTCAGCTTGGCCAATCCTGCCCGCCTCGGCCTCCACG ATCCCAGAGGAACGGGTGTACTGTTCTTCGAGTACCGTCGAATTCTGAAACTGGTGAGGAAGCTTAATAACGAGCGGCATTTGTTCTGGTTGTACGAGAACGTCGCCTCGATGCCCAGCGAGTACAGATTGGAGATCAACAA ACATCTAGGACAGGAACCGGACGTGATAGACTCGGCAGACTTCTCGCCCCAGCACAGATTGAGACTGTACTGGCACAACTTTCCCATAGAGCCACGTCTGTTATCGTCCCAAAGGGAGCAGGACGTGCAGGATATACTTACGCCGCATTGCCAACGTTACTCGTTGGTCAAAAAGATACGCACAGTCACTACGAAAGTGAACTCGTTGAAGCAAGGTGATG GCAAACTTGCGTTGAAACCAATTTTGATGAAGGACGAAAGCGACTCGTTGTGGATAACAGAGCTGGAGGAAATATTCGGGTTCCCGCGTCATTACACGGACGTAAAGAATTTATCTGCGACGAAAAGGCAGAGGTTAATAGGTAAATCTTGGAGCGTGCAAACGTTGACAGCCATTTTCGAATCTCTTTGTCCCTTTTTCGAGCGCGATATCGTGGAAATCGAGGGATGA
- the Dnmt3 gene encoding DNA methyltransferase 3 isoform X4: MFGLARFHSLPPITTTTTTTTTTTTTTTTATAATVTTTTTPTTTTTATRMTRMTSQEEMKAASTKDTLDQWAGKSVWSLVCAMELGLISDTTASRGNVEVSSRSEVAAKSPRNASSSPPLRISPRLRTVTPRFGKKRANVGRRGRRRGKRGSKSGKKVGRKVYANDSTITVDQFWRSRKRKLGRPKKQNRSADLLSSSFSRPTLSHGSCRTTRSRSVSNNNNNNNNNNNDLLANSTDAPRFERRVSRDNNGAWKNSSKTVLHEKTNDENTNENDVNEGKGFESKDKGKRDSTESTKFEEIHTLPLMKRIFRESGVVVYGVENERKDGRRDTDEKSTTICEAGKKDCSVKKACSSEGRKGVVRAKALKGNEENQEVRRVTRGSMKIGKDLSVGKLVWGYCAGWWPALIIDADHVGMLSEEGKLWVYWIGEARISLLNEKTQIEPFSCNLKARLTQNLNVPRIRAIDATMQMLRKKLGGTLTKPYFTWIESNFPKNMIEMLDEIKFYPYPVKMQQRLDHLREKNAKVTERYLLDQKRENQEKKLAEKSKDSPQKVNVDLTLLPLKEQKPGIIAWAKIAGHNWWPAMIIDYRDCCMREPTFGCQWIMWYGDYKLSEVHHQLFLRFDKGMEKMRDYTSNTKKHIYLVGVLQASKDYCSRLGFDTSNWTLDDAFEYFSKPNHYDYASSANTWRREDSVKIYDKYSARIAEKLNELKDNPNVDDQRANDINNSDDLRSAIKGEISFDSLCLKCLRVSNDEMDIHPFFEGSLCKDCSVKNNFFSFLESLLLRVFSNQKNLCSRNDINPFYCTVCAASGMVIICDKEDCPRVYCTACMKHLLCPTTYEQVLQEDPWECFLCKSRSFTTDTIVRPRANWKDKIINMFRTSCDSNVEHLVAKHNSEKRKIRVLSLFDGLGTGLLVLLKLGFIFFYSPCVFSSLLLSYLFIFILYLYILYILLYLYTYIYPIIYIFIYISFIFIFFLIYLPLREDRCFQVYSYF; encoded by the exons ATGTTCGGTCTCGCTCGGTTTCATAGCCTCCCGCCGatcacgacgacgacgacgacgacgacgacgacgacgacgacgacgacgacggcaaCGGCAGCGACGGTAACGACCACGACGAcaccgacgacgacgacgacggcgacgaGGATGACGAGAATGAC ATCCCAGGAGGAAATGAAAGCAGCGAGCACGAAGGATACGTTGGACCAGTGGGCGGGAAAAAGTGTTTGGTCGTTGGTGTGCGCGATGGAATTGGGCCTGATATCGGATACGACCGCCTCTCGCGGCAACGTCGAGGTCTCGTCTCGCTCCGAGGTCGCGGCCAAATCGCCGCGAAACGCATCGTCATCGCCCCCCTTACGGATCTCGCCACGGTTGAGAACCGTAACGCCGCGGTTTGGAAAGAAACGTGCCAACGTAggacgaagaggaagaagaagagggaaacGAGGGTCGAAATCTGGGAAGAAAGTGGGGAGGAAGGTGTACGCGAACGATTCAACGATCACTGTGGATCAATTTTGGAGATCTCGCAAGAGAAAACTCGGCCGGCCGAAGAAGCAAAACCGTTCCGCCGATCTGCTGTCCTCCTCGTTCAGTCGTCCGACTTTGTCCCACGGCTCGTGTCGAACGACTCGGTCGCGCTCGGTcagcaataacaataacaataacaacaacaacaacaacgaccTTCTCGCCAACAGCACGGACGCTCCACGCTTCGAGCGACGAGTGTCTCGCGACAATAACGGCGCGTGgaaaaattcgtcgaaaacTGTGCTCCACGAAAAAACGAACGACGAAAATACGAACGAGAACGATGTTAACGAAGGGAAGGGATTCGAGTCGAAGGATAAAGGGAAACGGGACTCGACGGAATCGACGAAATTCGAGGAGATTCACACGCTTCCTTTgatgaagagaatttttcgcGAGAGTGGTGTTGTTGTTTACGGTGTTGAGAACGAGAGAAAAGATGGCCGACGAGATACGGACGAGAAGTCGACGACGATTTGCGAGGCTGGGAAGAAAGATTGCTCCGTGAAAAAAGCTTGCTCCTcggaagggaggaagggggtGGTTCGAGCGAAAGCGTTGAAAGGTAACGAGGAAAATCAGGAGGTGAGAAGAGTGACGCGaggatcgatgaaaattggGAAGGATCTGTCCGTCGGCAAATTGGTGTGGGGCTATTGCGCGGGATGGTGGCCAG CGTTAATTATCGATGCCGACCATGTAGGAATGTTGTCCGAGGAAGGGAAATTATGGGTTTACTGGATCGGAGAAGCTCGTATATCATta TTGAACGAAAAGACGCAGATCGAACCGTTCTCGTGTAACCTCAAGGCTAGACTGACGCAGAATTTAAACGTACCGCGAATTCGTGCCATTGACGCAACTATGCAg ATGTTGCGCAAAAAATTGGGCGGTACTTTGACCAAGCCGTATTTCACGTGGATCGAAAGCAATTTCCCCAAAAATATGATCGAAA tgtTGGACGAAATCAAGTTTTATCCGTATCCGGTAAAGATGCAACAAAGATTGGACCATCTTAGGGAAAAAAACGCAAAAGTAACGGAAAGATATTTATTGGATCAAAAAC GGGAAAatcaagagaaaaaattggCTGAGAAGTCGAAAGATTCGCCGCAAAAAGTCAACGTAGATTTGACGCTTTTGCCGTTGAAAGAGCAGAAACCGGGAATTATAGCCTGGGCTAAAATTGCCGGGCACAATTGGTGGCCAG CGatgattatcgattatcgcgACTGTTGCATGCGAGAACCGACGTTCGGTTGCCAATGGATCATGTGGTACGGCGACTACAAACTGTCGgag GTGCATCATCAATTGTTCTTGAGGTTCGACAAGGGGATGGAGAAAATGCGCGACTACACGAGCAACACGAAGAAGCATATCTACCTCGTAGGAGTTCTCCAAGCCTCCAAG GATTATTGCTCCCGTCTAGGATTCGATACCTCCAACTGGACTTTGGACGAcgctttcgaatatttttccaagccTAATCATTACGATTACGCGTCGTCTGCGAACACTTGGAGGAGAGAAGACTCGGTCAAGATCTACGACAAGTACTCGGCCCGCATCGCGGAAAAATTGAACGAGCTGAAGGACAATCCGAACGTGGACGACCAACGGGCCAACGATATAAACAACAGCG ATGACCTGCGATCGGCGATAAAAGGGGAAATCTCGTTCGACTCGTTGTGCCTCAAGTGCCTTCGAGTTTCCAACGACGAAATGGACATTCATCCGTTCTTCGAGGGATCTTTGTGCAAAGATTGTTCGGTAAAGAacaactttttctcttttctcgaatCCTTGCTCCTTCGAGTATTCTCTAACcaaaaaaatctttgttcCAGGAACGATATAAACCCT TTTTATTGCACCGTGTGCGCCGCCTCTGGGATGGTGATCATCTGCGACAAAGAAGATTGTCCAAG GGTTTACTGCACCGCCTGCATGAAACACCTCCTGTGCCCGACGACTTACGAGCAAGTGCTCCAGGAGGATCCTTGGGAATGCTTCCTCTGCAAGTCAAGATCTTTCACCACAGACACCATCGTCAGGCCTCGAGCTAATTGGAAGGACAAGATAATCAATATGTTCCGTACCAGTTGCGACTCGAATGTGGAACACCTGGTTGCCAAGCATAAttcagagaagagaaaaatacgcGTTCTCTCCCTGTTCGACGGCCTTGGCACAG GTTTGCTCGTACTTCTGAAACTGGGcttcatcttcttttattcACCCTgtgtcttttcttctcttcttctttcctatttatttatatttatcctatatttatatatattatatatattattatatttatatacatatatatatcctattatatatatctttatatatatatcatttatatttattttttttttgatataccTCCCTCTACGAGAAGACAGATGTTTTCAGGTTTACTCGTACTTCTga